From one Dyella sp. 2HG41-7 genomic stretch:
- the nudE gene encoding ADP compounds hydrolase NudE, whose protein sequence is MPRYPIIHATRDLDTSSFLRVEQLDLEFSNGEHRTYERLKAHGLGAVIIVPMQDDDTVLLIREYGAGVGRYELGLPKGRLDQDETVEQGADRELKEEVGYGARKLTILHNLSLSPSYMTHMAHVVLAQDLYPERLPGDEPEPLEVVPWKLSELHTLVSRDDVTEGRSIAALFMAREYLAGRLKRT, encoded by the coding sequence ATGCCACGCTATCCCATCATCCATGCCACGCGCGATCTCGACACCAGCAGCTTTCTGCGCGTCGAGCAGTTGGATCTGGAGTTTTCCAACGGCGAGCACCGCACTTACGAACGCCTCAAAGCGCACGGTTTGGGCGCGGTGATCATCGTGCCGATGCAGGACGACGATACCGTATTGCTGATCCGCGAATACGGCGCCGGCGTGGGACGTTACGAACTCGGCTTGCCAAAAGGTCGTCTCGATCAAGACGAAACGGTCGAGCAGGGCGCCGACCGCGAGCTGAAAGAAGAAGTCGGCTACGGCGCGCGCAAGCTCACCATCCTGCATAACCTCTCGTTGTCGCCGTCGTATATGACGCATATGGCGCACGTGGTGCTGGCGCAGGATCTGTATCCCGAACGTCTGCCTGGCGACGAGCCTGAGCCGCTTGAAGTCGTTCCCTGGAAACTCTCCGAATTGCATACCTTGGTCTCGCGCGACGATGTCACCGAAGGCCGTTCCATCGCCGCGCTGTTTATGGCGCGCGAATACCTTGCCGGACGCTTGAAACGAACGTGA
- a CDS encoding inositol monophosphatase family protein, which translates to MNDQRWDAALKAARDAAEAAADIIRHYWHRGVDVEIKSDATPVTIADREAEQAIRAILASALPDAAIYGEEFGLDGDRDGLLWLVDPLDGTKSFVRRTPFFSTQIALMHRGELVLGVSSAPIYGEIMWASAGGGTWFNGERVKVASTTEMAQASISTGNIKTLTCDARWEALGAMIRDSNRIRGYGDFCHYHLLARGGLDLVIESDVNILDIAALAVIVREAGGVFTDLEGKPLNLDTRSVLAGTAAIHAQALQRLGSSGGH; encoded by the coding sequence ATGAACGATCAACGATGGGATGCGGCGCTAAAAGCCGCGCGCGACGCAGCGGAAGCGGCCGCCGACATCATTCGCCACTACTGGCATCGCGGCGTGGATGTGGAGATCAAATCCGACGCCACGCCGGTGACAATTGCCGATCGCGAAGCCGAGCAGGCGATTCGCGCGATCCTTGCTTCCGCGTTACCGGACGCTGCGATTTACGGCGAGGAGTTCGGTTTGGACGGCGATCGCGACGGTCTGCTGTGGCTGGTCGATCCGTTGGACGGCACCAAAAGTTTCGTGCGGCGCACGCCGTTTTTCTCCACGCAGATTGCGCTGATGCATCGCGGCGAATTGGTGCTGGGTGTATCGAGCGCGCCGATCTATGGCGAGATCATGTGGGCAAGTGCAGGTGGTGGCACGTGGTTCAACGGCGAACGCGTGAAGGTAGCGTCCACCACGGAGATGGCGCAGGCATCGATTTCGACTGGCAACATCAAAACGTTGACGTGCGACGCACGCTGGGAGGCGCTCGGGGCGATGATTCGCGACAGCAACCGCATCCGTGGCTACGGCGATTTCTGCCACTACCACCTGCTTGCGCGCGGCGGCCTAGATCTGGTGATCGAATCGGATGTGAACATTCTCGATATCGCCGCGCTTGCCGTGATCGTGCGCGAAGCCGGTGGCGTGTTCACCGATCTGGAAGGCAAGCCTCTGAATCTCGACACGCGCAGCGTGCTTGCCGGCACTGCGGCAATCCACGCGCAAGCCTTGCAGCGGCTAGGTTCGTCGGGCGGTCACTGA